A window of the Mucilaginibacter sp. cycad4 genome harbors these coding sequences:
- a CDS encoding glycoside hydrolase family 71/99-like protein has translation MSKKHLFSLLLLFITASGYSQSPKHSKTSAFTSYKGLVMAGYQGWFNAPDDGGGRGWNHYNSHGKFEPGSTNIDVWPDVSEYEKTYQTSFKHSDGSYAYVYSSHDASSTETHFKWMQQYGVDGVFVQRFIADVQRGRGRAHNDVVLSNVLTSSRKHHKAIALMYDLSGMREGGDSIVIKDWKHLVDSLKLTNRGNKQTYLYHNGKPLVAVWGIGFNDNRRYGLAEAERIIDFLKNDPVYGGCAVLLGVPTYWRDFGNDTEKDPHLHAVLRKADIIHPWFVGRYNEDSYPQFQSRIADDIAWCKTNKLDYVPVVFPGFSWHNMNPRSLQNQIPRNRGHFFWKQIYGAISSGAEMLYVAMFDEVDEGTAILKASKNPPVGLSTFVKYEDDIPNDYYLYLTGYAGKMLRKQIPLQKDVPLPVGINKK, from the coding sequence ATGTCCAAAAAACATTTATTTAGCCTGTTATTACTGTTTATAACCGCATCGGGTTACAGTCAGTCGCCTAAACATAGTAAAACATCGGCCTTTACCAGCTATAAGGGCCTCGTAATGGCCGGTTACCAGGGTTGGTTCAACGCGCCGGATGATGGCGGCGGCCGCGGCTGGAATCACTACAACTCCCATGGCAAATTTGAACCCGGAAGCACCAATATTGATGTATGGCCCGACGTAAGCGAATATGAAAAAACCTACCAAACTTCCTTTAAACATTCCGATGGCAGCTACGCTTATGTCTATAGCTCGCACGATGCCTCATCAACCGAAACACATTTTAAATGGATGCAGCAATACGGTGTTGACGGGGTGTTTGTGCAGCGTTTTATAGCTGATGTGCAAAGAGGCCGTGGCCGCGCGCATAATGATGTTGTTTTGAGTAATGTGTTAACATCATCACGAAAACACCACAAGGCGATAGCGCTCATGTACGACCTGTCGGGCATGCGCGAGGGGGGCGACTCGATAGTGATTAAAGACTGGAAACATCTGGTAGACAGTTTAAAACTAACCAACCGGGGTAATAAACAAACTTACTTATACCACAACGGTAAACCATTAGTAGCTGTTTGGGGCATAGGGTTTAACGATAACCGCAGGTACGGCCTTGCCGAAGCTGAAAGAATTATAGATTTTTTAAAGAACGATCCCGTTTATGGCGGTTGCGCCGTGTTACTGGGCGTACCCACCTACTGGCGGGATTTTGGAAACGATACCGAAAAGGACCCGCACCTGCACGCCGTACTGCGCAAGGCCGATATTATTCATCCCTGGTTTGTGGGCCGGTATAATGAAGACTCGTATCCCCAATTTCAAAGCCGTATTGCCGATGACATTGCCTGGTGTAAAACTAATAAGCTCGACTATGTACCGGTTGTTTTTCCTGGCTTTAGCTGGCATAACATGAACCCGCGCAGCCTGCAAAATCAAATTCCGCGCAACAGGGGGCATTTTTTCTGGAAACAGATCTACGGAGCCATCAGCAGTGGTGCCGAAATGCTGTATGTAGCCATGTTTGATGAAGTTGATGAAGGTACAGCTATATTAAAAGCTTCTAAAAATCCGCCTGTCGGGTTAAGCACTTTTGTAAAATATGAAGATGATATCCCTAACGATTATTACCTGTATTTAACCGGTTACGCGGGTAAAATGCTCCGGAAACAAATACCGCTGCAAAAAGATGTGCCATTGCCTGTTGGTATAAACAAGAAATAA